Below is a window of Patescibacteria group bacterium DNA.
CAACTTAAGAATACAGAGCGATCCTAAGAGACTTGCATTATCGTCACCTATCTTGCCTTTGGCAAGATTGATGAGTACAATCTTTTCGCCCGAGAGCACTCCATCGAAATCGATCTTATTTGTTTTTTCAGCGAACATGCCCTTTAAAAAAGGATTGGCGATAAATGCCCAGAGTTTATTGATCAGTGGCGTAACTGCCTCCGCTTCATATTTATCCGCCCACGCACGAAACTCGGTCACCCAAAAACGCTTGACCGTCTCATCTTTACTATGTTCGGCAACCTCCATACGAAAATCAATATCTTTAAGGATCGTGACAAAATCTTTGAATGTCGCGTAGGGATAATCAAGGAGCGCCAAACAAGCAAACCGAAACAAATGCTCGATCTGCCCGTTCCATGTATTACCAAACTGCCGTTCTATAATTTCCACGAGCCCGCGCGCTACCTGATGACGCAACTGAGGCTCAACATCTGCGAGCGGATTGAAGGCAACCGAATGCTGAGTATCTGACGGATCGATAACAATGACATCGGCTGCGCGCTCCTCGGGTATAAAATCGAGTATGCTCGATATTAAATCGCCATCCGGATCGATAACACATACACCATATCCATAAGCGATATCTTGGCGTATGAGCGTTTCGGTAAGCTTTGTTTTGCCTACACCTCGTTTGCCGATGATATACATATGTCGCGTTCTGTCAGCACGATTGATACCAAAAATAAATTTTTTCTCTTCGAGCGCAGCTTCATAATTTGTGCGCCCAAAAAATGAAACCATGCGTGGGTCGACACGCTGATAGATAGGAAGATTTGAAGGAGGAGGTGCGTATTTAATTAAATGAATCTTGCCATCTTTAGGCATGCGCGTATTATACCATACCGAGCTTTTTGAGTGCTCGTTCGTATCTTTCCAAGGCCCATACGGCATCGCCGTAGGTGACGCCCTTCGCACCCTCATGTGCTATTTGATTGCGAAGTTTGTGCGCCTCCCAAAGATCGTCAATAGATTCAAAGCGTTGTTCGCCCAATGCCTGCAAGCGCTCACCCATCGTCTCGCCAGGAAGCTTCATGTCCTTGAGGATACGGTCTACGAGCGAGTCCGCCTCGATGATAAGGAGTGCGGCATCAGTATCAGAAGCTCGCTCAAGGCCCGACTTTACCCGCGTCCATTCGTAGGCGTAGAGCGCACCTTGCGGTTGAGGCTCAGTCGCGACTGCTGTGTGAGATTCTTTTTTACGAAAAGTGGCAATCTTCAGAACAACATAGACAATACCCACGGCCAGCACAAGCGAGAGAGTCCCTGCGATAATTTTAATCCACAAAATAAAACGGCTCCAAAAAGCATTGGCAAAAAATGATTCCGCGCCAAGAGTAAGGGCGCCGATTGAAAAACTCCCTAAGATAAATATCAAGAGGATAAGGAGCCACATCTCGACATCGCGGTAGTCCTTTACCACACTGCTGGCGGCGGGAGGCTTGGGTGGCGGTTTTGATGACGGTTTTCCTGCTGGTTTTTTGATGTCTGCCATAGTTATTTTTGATCTTCAAACATTTCGAGACCGACCGATGGGCCCATTTTTTTCGCCTCTATACGCCTAATAAGAGGTCCTGTCATGACGAGCATCGTCGGTGGATGATACAGGGTCGCCAACTCTTCGGTGTTGAGTACATAGACACGCTGTTTAATATTAAAATTCCATGGACGCGCAAGAATATATTTACCCATCACAGACTCCTCGGGTAACTTGCGCTCGCGAAAATATTCCCACATACGCACTTTGCGTGCCTCGGCCCGAAGTTTGGGTGCGAAATAAGGAAAAACATTGTACTTAGCTTGCGTCCAGACACTACGATTGTGTTCAAAATAATTCATATCTCCCGCAACATATTGATTGATGGCTGTCGTCATTTCTCGTTTGGCACTTTGCCCATCAGCTACTGATTTGTCAGCGATATAGACAAAGCGAATAAGTGTATTGTAGCCTGGTTTTGCTAAATTTAATTCGATTGCTTTTAACACTTCAGTCTCACCAGGC
It encodes the following:
- a CDS encoding type IV secretion system DNA-binding domain-containing protein gives rise to the protein MPKDGKIHLIKYAPPPSNLPIYQRVDPRMVSFFGRTNYEAALEEKKFIFGINRADRTRHMYIIGKRGVGKTKLTETLIRQDIAYGYGVCVIDPDGDLISSILDFIPEERAADVIVIDPSDTQHSVAFNPLADVEPQLRHQVARGLVEIIERQFGNTWNGQIEHLFRFACLALLDYPYATFKDFVTILKDIDFRMEVAEHSKDETVKRFWVTEFRAWADKYEAEAVTPLINKLWAFIANPFLKGMFAEKTNKIDFDGVLSGEKIVLINLAKGKIGDDNASLLGSLCILKLQEAGIARAADKENARRDFYLYIHEFQGLVTNTFLNFLAESRKYGIAQTISHQYTTQLNSDAFASVLGAIGTMVVFRVGGDDATRLERELTPVFSAKDMINLGMREFYIKLTIEGNAYDPFSAETLELLEPPRESLRVKILERSRRQYATSANRG